From Pagrus major chromosome 6, Pma_NU_1.0, one genomic window encodes:
- the igfn1.3 gene encoding immunoglobulin-like and fibronectin type III domain-containing protein 1, whose translation MFKIRKTKDEEPTAPGQVKIRKKSRVPGVMITQYVEELPEGMTTPDFTRKPIAITIQEGKLAIFRAVITGKPAPTVTWMRNNGEIDEEKYKICFDASSGEYQLQMPDVTVDHADTYKCFARNEYGKAIVTAALNVIEVGFKKNRAMQESRTAVRDIPEDFKKALKHKVDMEQKEEKKPEIDDKFWDLLLSADKKDYEAICAQYGVTDFRRMLKKLSEKKEEREQEQEKVVERLCNLKPIEMKDDGLAEFELEMSLKDPASKIFIYKDGVMIPFDVDMEVKHGLKQVGKKFVFSINGVDPEDAGLYQVEVDGVKIFSTDFKLPEVEFLVKLQDVKAEEREDAVFECLVSQPLKKITWKGKNIPLEQGEKFDILVSEDMLIHTLVVKDCMPLDKGIYAAVAGNSSCNAWLIVEVDNDPNSRGKKKARKTTRAGGGGDELLRIAQEQQAKVQKQKDEIIAKAKAEAEAAAAAAAAAAAEAEAKAKAEAEARAKAMAEAKAKAKAKTTGKEKEKAKTKTKAKVKVKAKAKTVEEPKKKVKAKEGEAPAEDDIEEEEPVKGKKKRERKGPLVPDTVVDPGVYFTGGLSDVNAIIGTDAELVCKLSSEDCDGVWYKDGKEITATDDICIVKDKTYRKLIIKSCKEDDAGKYRCEADGRKTEAVLKVEDPPRLNPDDLTEFIKPVTIKTGKDAAFKMTFVGREPMKIQWYHDGEELLEDTGIKIEKSDSHTRLLLSKCKRKTTGEIKIKIKNECGTTEAISQLVVLDRPTPPLNPVDIIESSSTCIDFKWRPPKDDGGSPITDYIMERQQIGRNSWKKLGKIGPEPKYRDSDVDHGRKYCYHIRAETDQGVSEMLETDDIQAGTKAYPGAPSQPKIISAFKDCINLAWSAPSNTGGTNLLGYNVEKRKNGSNLWGMVNPADEPIREKKYAVKDVVEGIEYEFRVSAINISGAGEPSTPSEFVFARDPKKPPGKVIDLKVTDSTYSTLSLGWTKPTEEEGVQDEAKGYFVELRPAEDPEWSRCNSSAVIMNSYTIMGLKSMAMYWVRVLATNEGGDSEPQELDNYIIAMPPPVKPHFTDRKIKNFMVMKAGNAARVNFNFQASPIPSIKWLKDGHPVAKHVTVSNSDTSSQLMIPSSERHDTGIYTIIVKNLVGQETSSVEIRITDDPKPPGPVELDENVSGTVTVSWDPSPDEKKDDRLHYMITKLDSVKRTWQTVADHLFNNKFTAINVLPGRQYKFRVYAKNDMGLSKPSDSATWEVKRVKESFSLNLAASKDCNFEVPPSFSVPLKTHKSPESYECYMSCAVTGNPRPHVTWYRNNISLNTNTNYYITNTCGVCSMVILKVAPKDSGDYTVIAENNLGRVECSTKLVVKD comes from the exons ATGTTTAAAATACGTAAAACTAAGGATGAGGAGCCAACCGCTCCAGGGCAGG TGAAAATTAGAAAGAAGTCGAGGGTGCCCGGAGTTATGATTACCCAATATGTGGAAGAACTACCCGAAGGCATGACCACTCCAGACTTCACCCGGAAACCCATCGCTATAACTATTCAAGAAG GAAAACTGGCTATCTTCAGAGCAGTAATTACAGGCAAACCAGCACCAACTGTGACCTGGATGAGAAATAATGGGGAAATTGATGAAGAAAAGTACAAAATCTGCTTTGATGCAAGCTCTGGTGAATATCAACTACAG ATGCCTGATGTAACGGTGGATCACGCTGACACATACAAGTGCTTTGCCAGAAATGAATACGGAAAAGCCATTGTGACTGCTGCACTTAATGTTATTGAGG ttggctttaaaaaaaacagagccaTGCAAGAATCGAGAACAG CTGTCAGAGATATACCTGAGGACTTCAAAAAGGCCCTAAAACATAA GGTTGACATGgagcaaaaagaagagaaaaaacccGAAATTGATGATAAGTTTTGGGATCTGCTGTTGAGTGCAGACAAGAAAGACTACGAGGCCATCTGTGCCCAGTATGGTGTCACTGATTTCCGTAGGATGCTGAAGAAACTAAgtgagaagaaggaagaaagagagcaaGAGCAAGAAAAG GTTGTAGAAAGACTATGCAACCTAAAGCCAATCGAAATGAAAGATGATGGTCTTGCAGAGTTTGAACTTGAAATGTCACTGAAAGACCCTGCCAGCAAAATCTTCATATACAAG GATGGAGTTATGATTCCTTTTGATGTGGACATGGAGGTGAAACATGGATTGAAGCAAGTGGGAAAGAAGTTTGTGTTTAGCATCAATGGTGTCGACCCCGAAGATGCAGGGTTATACCAAGTAGAGGTTGATGGAGTTAAGATTTTCTCGACCGACTTCAAAC TTCCCGAGGTGGAATTCTTGGTCAAGCTTCAAGACGTGAAAGCGGAGGAAAGAGAGGACGCTGTGTTTGAGTGTCTCGTCTCACAACCCCTGAAAAAGATAACTTGGAAGGGAAAGAACATCCCATTGGAGCAAGGGGAGAAATTTGACATCCTTGTGTCAGAGGACATGCTGATTCACACATTGGTGGTAAAGGACTGCATGCCACTGGACAAGGGAATTTATGCGGCTGTGGCTGGAAACTCATCCTGCAATGCCTGGCTTATAGTGGAAG TTGACAATGATCCAAACTCACGGGGAAAGAAGAAAGCTCGCAAAACAACCAGAGCAGGTGGTGGTGGAGATGAACTTTTGAGGATTGCTCAGGAGCAACAGGCTAAAGTACAGAAACAGAAGGATGAGATAATTGCAAAGGCGAAGGCAGaggcagaagcagcagctgcagcagccgccgcagcagcagcagaggctgaggcTAAAGCAAAAGCTGAAGCAGAAGCCAGAGCCAAAGCTATGGctgaagctaaagctaaagctaaagcgAAGACAACggggaaggaaaaggaaaaagcaaagacaaagacaaaggcAAAGGTAAAGGTAAAGGCAAAGGCAAAGACCGTGGAAG AACCCAAGAAGAAGGTAAAAGCAAAGGAGGGAGAGGCACCTGCAGAGGATGATATTGAAGAAGAGGAGCCTGTtaaagggaaaaagaagagagagagaaaaggccCACTTGTCCCTGATACAGTCGTTG ACCCAGGAGTATATTTCACCGGCGGACTGTCAGATGTGAACGCCATCATTGGTACTGATGCAGAACTGGTCTGCAAGTTGAGCAGTGAGGACTGTGATGGAGTCTGGTACAAAGATGGGAAAGAG ATAACAGCTACAGATGATATCTGCATTGTTAAAGATAAGACTTATCGAAAGCTAATTATCAAAAGCTGCAAAGAAGACGATGCTGGAAAGTACCGATGTGAAGCTGATGGCCGCAAAACAGAAGCTGTGCTCAAAGTTGAAG ATCCTCCAAGACTTAACCCAGATGACCTCACCGAGTTCATAAAGCCAGTTACAATCAAAACTGGGAAAGATGCAGCATTCAAGATGACCTTTGTTGGCCGTGAACCCATGAAGATACAGTGGTACCATGACggggaggagctgctggaggacacCGGTATCAAGATTGAGAAGTCCGACTCACACACCCGCCTGCTGCTAAGCAAGTGCAAACGCAAAACCACAGGAGAAATTAAGATcaagattaaaaatgaatgtggaACAACTGAAGCCATCTCACAGCTTGTTGTATTAG ATAGACCAACACCACCCCTCAACCCTGTGGATATTATTGAAAGTTCTTCAACTTGCATTGACTTCAAATGGAGGCCTCCCAAAGACGATGGCGGCTCTCCTATCACAGACTACATCATGGAGCGCCAGCAAATTGGCCGAAACAGCTGGAAGAAACTAGGCAAGATTGGCCCAGAGCCTAAATACAGAGACAGTGATGTGGATCATGGCAGGAAGTACTGCTACCACATCAGGGCTGAAACTGATCAAGGTGTCAGTGAGATGTTGGAGACCGATGACATTCAGGCAGGGACAAAGG CGTACCCTGGAGCTCCCTCTCAACCCAAAATTATTAGTGCGTTCAAAGACTGCATCAATCTGGCTTGGTCTGCGCCCTCTAATACTGGAGGCACCAACCTTTTGGGATACAATGTGGAGAAACGCAAGAATGGAAGTAATCTGTGGGGCATGGTCAACCCAGCCGACGAGCCCATCAGAG AGAAAAAGTATGCAGTGAAGGATGTTGTTGAGGGCATCGAGTACGAGTTCCGTGTATCAGCTATCAACATTTCTGGTGCCGGAGAGCCAAGTACACCTTCTGAATTTGTGTTTGCAAGAGATCCAAAGA AGCCCCCTGGTAAAGTTATTGACCTGAAGGTGACAGACTCCACATACAGCACCTTATCACTGGGCTGGACCAAACCcacggaggaggagggggttcAAGATGAGGCCAAAGGATACTTTGTGGAGCTCAGACCAGCAGAAGATCCAGAATGGAGTCGCTGTAACTCCAGTGCTGTCATTATGAACTCCTATACTATTATGGGTCTGAAGTCAATGGCCATGTACTGGGTGAGAGTTTTAGCCACCAACGAGGGTGGAGACAGTGAGCCTCAGGAGCTGGACAATTATATCATTGCAATGCCTCCCCCAG TGAAACCTCACTTCACTGACAGGAAAATTAAGAACTTCATGGTAATGAAAGCTGGAAACGCTGCTCGAGTCAACTTCAACTTCCAG GCCTCTCCAATACCATCTATCAAATGGCTGAAGGACGGTCATCCTGTAGCCAAGCATGTGACAGTGAGCAACTCAGACACATCATCACAGCTGATGATCCCCTCATCAGAGCGTCATGACACTGGGATCTACACTATTATTGTCAAGAACCTTGTTGGTCAGGAGACCTCTAGTGTTGAGATAAGAATCACAG ATGACCCCAAGCCTCCAGGCCCTGTGGAGCTGGATGAGAACGTGTCAGGAACAGTGACGGTCTCCTGGGATCCCTCTCCAGATGAGAAGAAAGACGACAGGCTTCACTACATGATCACCAAGCTTGATTCTGTCAAGCGTACTTGGCAAACTGTGGCAGACCATCTCTTCAATAACAAGTTCACCGCCATCAACGTCTTGCCCGGAAGGCAGTATAAGTTCCGGGTCTATGCCAAGAACGACATGGGGCTTTCCAAACCCTCTGATTCAGCAACCTGGGAAGTGAAGAGAGTAAAAG AATCATTTTCTTTGAACCTTGCTGCCTCTAAGGACTGCAACTTTGAGGTGCCTCCTTCATTCTCTGttccactgaaaacacacaagagTCCAGAGAGCTATGAGTGCTACATGAGTTGTGCAGTGACAGGAAACCCCAGACCCCATGTTACCTGGTACAGAAACAACATCAGCCTCAACACCAACACTAACTACTACATCACCAACACATGTGGGGTCTGCTC